The Desulfuromonadales bacterium genomic interval CCCAGGCCGACGGCCTTGACGAGGCGGCTGGTGAGAAAGACCTGCCCGCCAAGGGTCAGGGCGTTGGCGGCGAAATCCATGGCCGCGAAGACCGTGGTACGCTTGGCCGGGTCGTCGAAGCTGTCGCGGACGATCTGCGCCTGCTGAAAATAGAGGAAGGTCGACAGGGTCGTGTAGAGCAGGATCAGCAGGCAGATCCCCAGCAGGTAGGGCGAGCCGGCAACGAGCCGGAGGCCCGCCAGCGCCCCGCCGCCCAGACCTCGCTGCCTGCCGTCGGACGGGGTCTTCCCGGCATCCGGAGCGGCAGCGGCCGGTTTGGGTTCAATGCTCTCGCGCCAGGCGATCAGCCGATGGATGCAGAGCATCGCCCACCCCAGGCCGGCGGCGGAGATCAGCAGCAGGTTGGTCGGGCCCAGGGGGATGGCCAGGGTGGCGGTCAGGGCGGGACCGGTCAGCGCTCCGGCAGTGCCGCCGGCCGCGATGAAGCCGAACAGGCGCTTGGCCTGCGCGTCATTGAACAGGTCGGCCATGAAACTCCAGAAGACCGAGACGATGAACAGGTTGAAAACACTGGTCCAGATAAAAAAGGCGCGTGCCACCCAGGCGTGGGTCATTCCGGATCGGAACAGCCCGAAGAAGAGCAGCAGGCTGGCGATGAAGAAGAGATAAACCAGAGGGAGAAACTGTTGGCGGGGATAGCGCGAAGTCACCCAGCCGAACAGGGGAACCGCGGCCAGCATCGCCAGAAAGGTGCCGGTAAACAGCCACTGCAGATGCTCGACGCCGCCGGCGATCCCCATTTCGTCGCGCATCGGCCGCACGATGTAGTAGGAGCACAGCAGGGCGAAAAAGTAACTGAACGACCAGAACAGCGCCCGGATTTCTTCCGGCTCGACCTTGACCAGCCGTTTCAGCCAGATATGGACCCCTGAGGTCCCGGCTTCGGGGAGTTTATCCATGGAGACCGTTCTCCACGTGTGAACCGGATTCTCTCCCGGTATATCGCGGAAGGCTGCTGTCTGCCTCGCGTCGGTTGCTGTCGGTCGACCGCGGAGGGCAGGACAAAGCTGAAGACCATTTCGGCGACCCCTGACCGCGGCGGTCAGGGTGGTTCACCGCCTGCTGCGGTCCCGGTCGCCGCGGGCGTCCTTCTCGTCACCGCCCGAACGGCCCCGGTCGCGGGAGTCATCGTCCAGGCCCTTCCGGTTGGTCCGGCCGCGCTCGCTTGGTTGGTGTTCCTTTCGGCCATATTCGACCCGGTTGAAAATAGTGTCGCGGCTTCCCTGTTGCTGCCTGCGCTCAACCTGCTCCCGCGGACCCTTTCCCTGGTCGGTCCGTTGCCGCATCTTCCGGTCTGGCTCGACCCGTTGCTGTTCCTGCCGGCCGCTTTCCATCCGCTGCTTCCCCTGGCGATCGCGGTCAGCTTGGTCAAGCGCCTTCCTTGGGCGCTCAACCCGCTGCTGTTCCTGCCGGTCGCTTTCGATCCGCTGCTTCCCCTGACGATCGCGGTCAGCTTGTTCGAGCGACTTCCTTGATCGCTCAACCCGCTCCCGTTCCTGCCGGTCAGGGTCGATCCTTGTCCGGTCATCCCCGCGCCGATCGAGATCCTGCTGCCGTTTTTCGGTAAATCCACGGGTATCGCGCCCGATCTCCCTGGAGCGGGGGGGCGACTGCCCGAATTTCCTGGCGGTGGACTGGTCGCGGTAGGCGACACCCCGTCGGTGGCTGGGTGCGTGCTGCCAATGCCCGGGCTTTGCATGCCACCGGTCATGCCGGACAAATTTTGGCCGCTGGTGCGCATCGATGAAAATATAGTGGCGGTGCCAATCGAAATAGCTCCAGGTGCCAAAGGCGAAACTGAAATGATAGCTGGGCCAGTAGGAAATGCCGAAACCGAGGCTTGCCCCCCGGGGGCCCCAGTAATAGGGCGGATAGGCGGGATACCACCACGGACCGTAGATAGAGAAGGGATCATAGTACGGCACGTAGATGACCCTGGGGTCTGCCGGCGCGATGATGATCGTCTCCCTTTCGACAATGACCTGCTGCTGGGAGGTGGTGGTGAGGTTGCCCCGCGCGTAGGCCTGCGCCCGCAGTTCCTGGACCATGCCCATGACCTCGGCCTCCTGGGCGAGAAAAGCGTTGCCGAGGTGGGTGGTTTCCGTGATTCGTTCGCTCATCAGGGCCAGAATGGACGGGAAGTGGCAGATCGCTTTGACGCTGGGGTCCCAGTTCTTGTCCAAAAGCATCGCATCCAGGGCCTCCCCCCTCAACTCCGGACGCATCCTGACCCAGCGATCGGCCTCGATCACCTCAATGGGATAGGTCGATGCCATCAGGAGCTGGGCCAGGAGCGCATCGGGATAGAGGGCGATGGGCGCCAGCATCTGG includes:
- a CDS encoding DUF3300 domain-containing protein yields the protein MKASTIFHLALGLVIVPFLLSGLALSPQQAQAQESGYLEPSGAYSREELAQMLAPIALYPDALLAQLLMASTYPIEVIEADRWVRMRPELRGEALDAMLLDKNWDPSVKAICHFPSILALMSERITETTHLGNAFLAQEAEVMGMVQELRAQAYARGNLTTTSQQQVIVERETIIIAPADPRVIYVPYYDPFSIYGPWWYPAYPPYYWGPRGASLGFGISYWPSYHFSFAFGTWSYFDWHRHYIFIDAHQRPKFVRHDRWHAKPGHWQHAPSHRRGVAYRDQSTARKFGQSPPRSREIGRDTRGFTEKRQQDLDRRGDDRTRIDPDRQERERVERSRKSLEQADRDRQGKQRIESDRQEQQRVERPRKALDQADRDRQGKQRMESGRQEQQRVEPDRKMRQRTDQGKGPREQVERRQQQGSRDTIFNRVEYGRKEHQPSERGRTNRKGLDDDSRDRGRSGGDEKDARGDRDRSRR
- a CDS encoding MFS transporter, which produces MDKLPEAGTSGVHIWLKRLVKVEPEEIRALFWSFSYFFALLCSYYIVRPMRDEMGIAGGVEHLQWLFTGTFLAMLAAVPLFGWVTSRYPRQQFLPLVYLFFIASLLLFFGLFRSGMTHAWVARAFFIWTSVFNLFIVSVFWSFMADLFNDAQAKRLFGFIAAGGTAGALTGPALTATLAIPLGPTNLLLISAAGLGWAMLCIHRLIAWRESIEPKPAAAAPDAGKTPSDGRQRGLGGGALAGLRLVAGSPYLLGICLLILLYTTLSTFLYFQQAQIVRDSFDDPAKRTTVFAAMDFAANALTLGGQVFLTSRLVKAVGLGWTLALVPLLLAGGFLLLGLAPLLAVLVAVQVGRRAGNYAIMKPAREMLFVVLGQEEKYKAKSVIDTVIYRSGDVLSAWAYTGLQALGLGLSAIAFLAVPVAGGWAWVCYRLGRMQETRAKAEEVSP